A single window of Tistrella mobilis DNA harbors:
- a CDS encoding type II toxin-antitoxin system RelE/ParE family toxin, producing MSSAEPPGYRLSPRALDDLEEIWRYSAETWSIDQAGRYVDDLARLFGLIATLPSLGQERRDINPPVRIHAHGRHVIVYVEDGADVTILRLLGTRQDWLAIIQAADW from the coding sequence ATGTCGTCCGCTGAGCCGCCCGGTTACCGGCTCTCTCCGCGCGCACTCGACGATCTTGAGGAGATCTGGCGGTATTCGGCAGAAACCTGGTCGATCGATCAGGCCGGACGCTATGTCGATGATCTGGCGCGCCTTTTCGGCCTCATTGCCACCCTGCCGTCGCTTGGACAGGAGCGGCGCGACATCAATCCGCCGGTGCGCATCCACGCCCATGGTCGCCATGTCATCGTCTATGTTGAGGACGGTGCAGATGTGACGATCCTGCGCCTGCTGGGTACACGGCAGGATTGGCTTGCCATCATTCAGGCTGCCGACTGGTGA
- a CDS encoding type II toxin-antitoxin system ParD family antitoxin has translation MATMNVSLPDAMKSWVEGQVDGGQYGNASDYMRDLIRRDRARKEAIAALQAAVTDGIESGEPQALDVEAFKLRMRERHVVR, from the coding sequence ATGGCGACGATGAATGTGTCCCTGCCCGATGCGATGAAATCCTGGGTCGAAGGCCAGGTCGACGGCGGCCAGTACGGCAACGCCAGCGACTATATGCGTGATCTGATCCGCCGCGACCGCGCCCGCAAGGAAGCGATCGCCGCCCTTCAGGCCGCGGTCACCGACGGCATTGAAAGCGGCGAGCCGCAGGCCCTCGACGTCGAGGCCTTCAAGCTGCGGATGCGCGAACGTCATGTCGTCCGCTGA
- a CDS encoding TetR/AcrR family transcriptional regulator gives MSAEPAPLAAEPTQTDPTREKLKLAALRLFSTRGIDGVSVRNIVTEAGMRNGASLHYYFGSKEGLIRELVVEAAQRSDRARNARLDVMEAEGGPERVADIVRLLLEVETTGAGDPDAHRSLPIGFGHMRFIVAMQINHRAMFLDAVGDRWRSSYMRCIDHLRRLMAPLPAAVISQRLAHMVLFMNTSLAVREAAFEADPTGGGLWGKPYALDCLVESLCGALEAPLSPEVAAVLPG, from the coding sequence ATGTCCGCCGAACCCGCCCCGCTCGCCGCGGAGCCCACGCAGACCGATCCCACGCGCGAGAAGCTGAAGCTCGCGGCCCTGCGCCTGTTCTCGACCCGCGGCATCGACGGGGTGTCGGTGCGCAACATCGTCACCGAAGCCGGCATGCGCAACGGCGCCTCGCTCCACTATTATTTCGGATCGAAAGAGGGGCTGATCCGCGAACTGGTGGTCGAAGCGGCCCAGCGCAGCGATCGCGCCCGCAATGCCCGGCTGGACGTGATGGAGGCCGAGGGCGGCCCGGAGCGGGTGGCCGATATCGTCCGCCTGCTGCTAGAGGTGGAGACAACGGGCGCCGGCGACCCGGACGCCCATCGCAGCCTGCCGATCGGCTTCGGCCATATGCGCTTCATCGTCGCCATGCAGATCAACCACCGCGCCATGTTCCTGGATGCGGTGGGCGATCGCTGGCGGTCGAGCTATATGCGCTGCATCGACCATCTGCGCCGGCTGATGGCCCCCCTGCCCGCCGCGGTGATCAGCCAGCGTCTGGCCCATATGGTGCTGTTCATGAACACCAGCCTCGCCGTGCGCGAAGCCGCCTTCGAGGCCGACCCCACCGGCGGCGGGCTCTGGGGCAAGCCCTATGCGCTCGACTGCCTGGTCGAATCGCTCTGCGGCGCGCTGGAAGCGCCGCTTTCGCCCGAGGTGGCGGCGGTGTTGCCGGGGTGA
- a CDS encoding TRAP transporter large permease codes for MSDVQIGLSGLGLLLVFIALRIPIGISLIGVSFGGLWVLMGWKVAWGSLGLLPFQFAANWVLSSVPMFLLLGFVCYHGQLTQGLFRAARVWLERVPGGLAVAAVMGSAGFAAVSGSSIACSATMGRIAIPEMLKARYHPELATGSVAVAGTIGALIPPSIILILYGVVAQVPVTGLFLGGIAAGVITAIGYVLVIMIRVKLNPALAPQVDIRTPAAERIAALKDTWPVILLMIGIFGGLFSGVFTATEAGAVGALMAVVIALAKGSLTRARFSAAIVDTVLTTSTLIIIGIGATLLTRFLALSGSADYLSEQVLALGADPVLIMAGVVIVYLLLGLFLEPVGAMLLTLPIVLPIVDGTGFGLLWFGVILTKLLEIGMITPPVGMNVFVIKSVVGDLVRTSAIFRGILWFLVMDLAVLALLMLVPELIMYLPTRFG; via the coding sequence GTGAGCGACGTTCAGATCGGCCTCTCCGGGCTGGGCCTGCTGCTGGTGTTCATCGCGCTGCGCATCCCCATCGGCATCTCGCTGATCGGCGTGTCCTTCGGCGGGCTCTGGGTGCTGATGGGCTGGAAGGTCGCCTGGGGCTCGCTCGGCCTGCTGCCCTTTCAGTTCGCGGCCAACTGGGTGCTGAGTTCGGTGCCCATGTTCCTGCTGCTGGGTTTCGTCTGCTATCACGGCCAGCTGACCCAGGGCCTGTTCCGGGCGGCCCGGGTCTGGCTGGAACGGGTGCCGGGCGGGCTCGCGGTCGCGGCCGTGATGGGCTCGGCCGGTTTCGCCGCGGTGTCCGGCTCGTCCATCGCCTGTTCGGCGACCATGGGCCGGATCGCCATCCCCGAAATGCTGAAGGCGCGCTACCATCCCGAACTCGCCACCGGTTCGGTGGCGGTGGCGGGCACGATCGGCGCGCTGATCCCGCCTTCGATCATCCTGATCCTGTATGGCGTGGTGGCCCAGGTGCCGGTCACCGGCCTGTTCCTGGGCGGCATCGCCGCGGGCGTCATCACCGCGATCGGCTATGTGCTGGTGATCATGATCCGGGTGAAGCTGAACCCGGCGCTGGCGCCGCAGGTCGATATCCGCACGCCCGCCGCAGAGCGGATCGCGGCGCTCAAGGACACCTGGCCGGTGATCCTGCTGATGATCGGCATCTTCGGCGGCCTGTTCTCGGGCGTGTTCACCGCAACCGAGGCGGGCGCGGTCGGCGCGCTGATGGCGGTGGTGATCGCGCTCGCCAAGGGCAGCCTCACCCGCGCGCGGTTTTCGGCCGCCATCGTCGACACGGTGCTCACCACATCCACCCTGATCATCATCGGCATCGGCGCCACCCTGCTCACCCGCTTCCTGGCGCTGTCGGGATCAGCCGATTATCTCTCGGAACAGGTGCTGGCGCTGGGCGCCGATCCGGTGCTCATCATGGCCGGGGTGGTGATCGTGTATCTGCTGCTCGGCCTGTTCCTGGAACCGGTCGGCGCCATGCTGCTCACCCTGCCGATCGTGCTGCCGATCGTCGACGGCACCGGCTTCGGCCTGCTCTGGTTCGGCGTGATCCTGACCAAGCTGCTCGAAATCGGCATGATCACCCCGCCGGTCGGCATGAATGTCTTCGTGATCAAAAGCGTGGTCGGGGATCTGGTCCGGACCTCGGCGATCTTCCGCGGCATCCTCTGGTTCCTGGTGATGGATCTGGCGGTTCTGGCCCTGCTGATGCTGGTGCCCGAATTGATCATGTATCTTCCGACCCGTTTCGGATAA
- a CDS encoding TRAP transporter small permease — MSTPGRLLARTTSLATLIAGIAIALMMLHVSLDVAFRYLLGAPLPGTLTVVTYYYMVIAAFVPLAFAELRRAHISMEIVTDLLPRRGRNMLEGWMLVPTGLVTGLLTWRGFEEALKQQAIGAAQIQGSSSIPIWPAYYALPVGAGLMTLLVIYRFVNFLRRRPDDLAAATSGREAGL, encoded by the coding sequence ATGTCGACGCCCGGCCGCCTGCTTGCGCGGACGACCTCGCTCGCGACGCTCATCGCCGGCATCGCGATCGCGCTGATGATGCTGCACGTCTCGCTCGACGTCGCCTTCCGCTATCTGCTGGGTGCGCCCCTGCCCGGCACCCTCACCGTCGTCACCTATTACTACATGGTGATCGCCGCCTTCGTGCCGCTCGCCTTCGCCGAGCTGCGCCGCGCCCATATTTCGATGGAAATCGTGACCGATCTTCTGCCCCGACGCGGCCGCAACATGCTCGAAGGCTGGATGCTGGTGCCCACGGGCCTGGTCACCGGCCTGCTCACCTGGCGGGGTTTTGAAGAGGCGCTGAAACAGCAGGCGATCGGCGCCGCCCAAATCCAGGGCTCGTCCAGCATCCCGATCTGGCCGGCCTATTACGCGCTGCCTGTGGGCGCAGGATTGATGACCCTGCTGGTGATCTACCGCTTCGTCAATTTCCTGCGCCGACGGCCCGACGATCTGGCAGCCGCCACCTCCGGACGGGAGGCGGGGCTGTGA
- a CDS encoding C4-dicarboxylate TRAP transporter substrate-binding protein — MKTIQGIGLAAGLAALTMTAATASADQLRFAIGHPPASFLVKAGETMAKTMAAETGDAVTIKVFPMSLLSMAETSGGLRDGLADIGTVMSTYFPAEFPHTNLLLEASMMLSTLPEDPTGVEAQAYSAAMAEYILTKCPECNAEFAKQNQVYTAAAGTPGYALNCTKPVVTMDDLKGARLRIGGANWAGWSEAVGAAPVTMSGNEMLEALSQGVLDCIILSVPDVQNFGMGESVKHITMGAPGGVYVASMAQVNRDTWQDLSPEARTALLKAAALGSAEASLAYENNQADILEKVKAKGVQVHQADPAVVEATRSFVDGYLKAMPAAYQQRYGVTRGEEMLSDFRETLIKWVGLARTAKTREDLARLYWDEIYSKVDVNTHGM, encoded by the coding sequence ATGAAGACGATCCAGGGGATCGGTCTCGCCGCGGGTCTGGCCGCGCTGACCATGACCGCCGCTACCGCCTCGGCCGATCAGCTGCGCTTCGCGATCGGCCATCCGCCGGCCTCGTTCCTGGTCAAGGCGGGCGAGACCATGGCGAAGACCATGGCCGCAGAGACCGGCGATGCCGTCACCATCAAGGTCTTCCCCATGTCGCTTTTGAGCATGGCCGAGACCTCGGGCGGGTTGCGCGACGGGCTTGCCGATATCGGCACGGTGATGAGCACCTATTTCCCGGCCGAATTTCCGCACACCAACCTGCTGCTCGAAGCCTCGATGATGCTGAGCACCCTGCCGGAAGATCCGACCGGCGTGGAGGCACAGGCCTATTCGGCGGCCATGGCCGAATACATCCTGACGAAATGCCCTGAGTGCAATGCCGAGTTCGCGAAGCAGAACCAGGTCTACACCGCTGCCGCCGGCACGCCGGGCTATGCGCTGAACTGCACGAAGCCCGTGGTCACCATGGACGACCTCAAGGGCGCGCGGCTGCGCATCGGCGGCGCCAACTGGGCCGGCTGGTCGGAAGCCGTGGGTGCGGCGCCCGTCACCATGTCGGGCAACGAGATGCTGGAGGCGCTGAGCCAGGGCGTGCTGGACTGCATCATCCTGTCGGTGCCGGATGTCCAGAATTTCGGCATGGGCGAGTCGGTCAAGCACATCACCATGGGCGCGCCCGGCGGCGTTTATGTCGCCTCGATGGCGCAGGTCAACCGCGATACCTGGCAGGATCTGTCGCCGGAGGCCCGGACCGCCCTGCTCAAGGCCGCGGCGCTGGGTTCGGCCGAAGCGAGCCTCGCCTACGAGAACAACCAGGCCGACATTCTTGAAAAGGTGAAGGCCAAGGGGGTGCAGGTCCATCAGGCCGATCCGGCCGTGGTGGAGGCGACCCGCAGCTTCGTCGACGGCTATCTGAAGGCCATGCCCGCCGCCTATCAGCAGCGCTATGGCGTCACCCGCGGCGAGGAAATGCTCTCGGACTTCCGTGAGACCCTGATCAAATGGGTGGGTCTGGCCCGCACTGCCAAGACCCGTGAAGACCTGGCCCGGCTCTACTGGGACGAGATCTATTCCAAGGTCGACGTGAACACCCACGGCATGTAA
- a CDS encoding serine hydrolase domain-containing protein produces the protein MPARHDDAARFSRMLNDTVTIEGWCHPRFAAVAEAFARNFTDRDEAGASVALVHDGRMVVDLWGGTATADRPWQADDLVVVFSATKAATALSLHLLAERGRLDLDRPVAGYWPEFAGNGKDRATVRMILDHTIGLPVLRPQLKADCITDAAYMIDHLAAETPFWEPGTRTGYHPLTMGFLAAEVVRRVDGRSLGRFFAEEIAGPLGLDFWIGLPEEHEARVAPVIIHRPPRDAQATPFLLAAREPGSIANLFVFNSGDFAIRGVNTRAGHAAEIGAAGGITNARGLAGLYAALVPGGPLGFSADTLAGFAEASSATHLDATLLQPMRFGPGFMLRMDNRRRPQPADSLVIGHRAFGHVGAGGSVGFADPAAGIAFGYAMTRMGPGLLLNPRGQSLVDAAYAALAA, from the coding sequence ATGCCTGCACGCCACGATGACGCGGCGCGGTTCTCGCGCATGCTCAACGACACCGTCACGATCGAAGGATGGTGCCACCCGCGCTTCGCCGCGGTGGCCGAGGCCTTCGCCCGGAATTTCACCGACCGCGACGAGGCCGGCGCCTCGGTGGCGCTGGTCCATGACGGCCGGATGGTGGTCGATCTCTGGGGCGGCACGGCCACCGCAGACCGCCCCTGGCAGGCCGATGATCTGGTGGTGGTGTTCTCGGCCACCAAGGCCGCGACCGCGCTCTCTCTGCATCTTCTGGCCGAACGCGGCCGGCTCGATCTGGACCGGCCGGTGGCCGGCTACTGGCCCGAATTCGCCGGGAACGGCAAGGATCGCGCCACGGTGCGGATGATCCTGGATCACACCATCGGCCTGCCGGTGCTGCGCCCGCAGCTCAAGGCGGACTGCATCACCGATGCCGCCTATATGATCGATCATCTGGCCGCCGAAACCCCGTTCTGGGAACCCGGCACCCGCACCGGCTATCACCCGCTGACCATGGGCTTCCTGGCGGCGGAAGTGGTCCGCCGGGTCGATGGCCGCAGCCTGGGCCGGTTCTTCGCCGAAGAGATCGCCGGCCCCCTCGGCCTCGATTTCTGGATCGGCCTGCCGGAAGAGCACGAGGCCCGGGTGGCACCGGTGATCATCCACCGCCCGCCGCGCGATGCCCAGGCGACGCCCTTCCTGCTGGCGGCGCGCGAGCCGGGCAGCATCGCCAATCTGTTCGTGTTCAACAGCGGCGATTTCGCCATCCGCGGCGTCAACACCCGCGCGGGCCATGCGGCGGAGATCGGCGCCGCCGGCGGCATCACCAATGCCCGCGGCCTGGCCGGGCTCTATGCGGCGCTGGTGCCGGGCGGCCCGCTCGGCTTCTCTGCCGACACCCTGGCCGGCTTCGCCGAGGCCAGCTCGGCCACCCATCTGGACGCGACCCTGCTGCAGCCGATGCGCTTCGGCCCCGGCTTCATGCTGCGCATGGACAATCGCCGCCGGCCGCAGCCGGCCGACAGCCTGGTGATCGGCCATCGCGCCTTCGGCCATGTCGGCGCCGGCGGCTCGGTCGGTTTCGCCGATCCCGCGGCCGGCATCGCCTTCGGCTATGCCATGACCCGCATGGGGCCGGGCCTGCTGCTCAACCCGCGCGGCCAGTCGCTGGTCGACGCGGCCTATGCCGCCCTCGCCGCCTGA
- a CDS encoding flavin-containing monooxygenase: MADHANRDGALAGAGDIDQDAAFRAAVAIANIPTLLMVLVQLTGDTRWLEPPYAPERGRGLDDNDDGGLPEDVQAEIRAAATEAILAWRAGRPVAMPRPDDDLLVRMLSVSMAEEVPAEYGEIIASGLGLKAHRLGEPAAVPAGFKVLVIGAGVSGICAAIRLRQRGIACEVIEKGSDFGGTWRENRYPGAGVDTPNHIYSFSFAPHDWTRYFALQGELYGYFRKVARDHGLESCTRFDTRVLSAVWQAEARRWAVTIRRPDGAEEVLTADAVVSAVGVLNTPLVPHIPGLDSFPGPCFHTAEWPEDLDVAGKRVALVGNGASAMQVAPAIAPRVGQLTIFARSKQWAAPFPQFGKEMPQPIRFLIANMPLYRLWYRQRLAWTFNDRVHGSLQKDPAWPHPDRALNAVNDGHRRAFVKYMQQELGDRQDLLEKVLPDYPPFGKRMLLDNGWYRTIARDNVELITDHMAEVRGSTLVSRGGEEREADILVLATGFKATEFLGSYEVRGRQGQVLSDVWNGDDARAYLGTAVPGFPNFFMLLGPNVGLGHGGSIISAVELQCDYLLSALDEMFRRGAATIEVRAEIHDDYNRRVDEAHAKMVWTHEGMENWYRNSRGRVVAITPWRNDDFWRMTRTVAPADYVFDGRPAAAGDAA, from the coding sequence ATGGCCGATCACGCGAACCGGGACGGCGCCCTTGCGGGTGCCGGCGACATTGACCAGGACGCCGCCTTTCGGGCGGCGGTGGCGATCGCCAATATCCCGACGCTGCTGATGGTGCTGGTCCAGCTGACCGGCGACACGCGCTGGCTGGAGCCGCCCTATGCGCCCGAACGCGGCCGCGGGCTGGACGACAACGATGATGGCGGCCTGCCCGAAGATGTTCAGGCGGAGATCCGCGCCGCCGCGACCGAGGCGATCCTGGCCTGGCGGGCGGGTCGGCCGGTGGCGATGCCGCGGCCCGACGACGATCTGCTGGTGCGCATGCTGAGCGTGTCGATGGCCGAAGAGGTGCCGGCGGAATATGGCGAGATCATCGCCTCGGGGCTGGGGCTGAAGGCGCACCGGCTGGGTGAGCCGGCGGCGGTGCCGGCCGGCTTCAAGGTGCTGGTGATCGGCGCCGGCGTCTCGGGCATCTGCGCCGCGATCCGTCTGCGCCAGCGCGGCATCGCCTGCGAGGTGATCGAGAAGGGCTCGGATTTCGGCGGCACCTGGCGCGAGAACCGCTATCCCGGCGCCGGGGTCGACACCCCCAACCACATCTATTCCTTCTCGTTCGCGCCGCATGACTGGACGCGCTATTTCGCGCTGCAGGGCGAGCTTTACGGCTATTTCCGCAAGGTCGCGCGCGATCACGGGCTGGAGAGCTGCACCCGTTTCGACACCCGGGTGTTGAGCGCCGTGTGGCAGGCGGAGGCCCGGCGCTGGGCGGTGACCATCCGCCGGCCCGACGGTGCGGAAGAGGTGCTGACCGCCGATGCGGTGGTGAGTGCGGTGGGCGTGCTGAACACGCCGCTGGTGCCGCATATCCCCGGCCTCGACAGCTTCCCCGGCCCCTGTTTCCACACCGCCGAATGGCCCGAAGATCTGGATGTCGCGGGCAAGCGCGTGGCGCTGGTCGGCAATGGTGCCTCTGCCATGCAGGTGGCGCCTGCGATCGCGCCCAGGGTCGGGCAGCTCACCATCTTTGCGCGGTCGAAGCAGTGGGCGGCACCCTTCCCGCAATTCGGCAAGGAAATGCCGCAGCCGATCCGCTTCCTGATCGCGAACATGCCGCTCTATCGGTTGTGGTATCGCCAGCGTCTTGCCTGGACCTTCAACGACCGGGTCCATGGCTCGCTGCAGAAGGATCCCGCCTGGCCGCATCCGGACCGGGCGCTGAACGCGGTCAATGACGGCCATCGCCGCGCCTTCGTGAAATACATGCAGCAGGAACTGGGCGACCGGCAGGATCTGCTGGAGAAGGTGCTGCCCGACTACCCGCCCTTCGGCAAGCGCATGCTGCTCGACAATGGCTGGTACCGTACCATCGCCCGCGACAATGTCGAACTGATCACCGACCATATGGCCGAGGTGCGCGGCAGCACGCTGGTCTCGCGCGGCGGGGAGGAACGCGAGGCCGATATTCTGGTGCTGGCCACCGGGTTCAAGGCGACCGAGTTCCTGGGCTCTTACGAGGTGCGGGGCCGCCAGGGCCAGGTGCTGTCGGATGTCTGGAACGGCGATGACGCCCGGGCCTATCTGGGCACCGCCGTGCCCGGTTTCCCCAATTTCTTCATGCTGCTGGGGCCCAATGTCGGCCTTGGTCACGGCGGCAGCATCATCTCGGCGGTGGAGCTGCAATGCGACTATCTGTTGAGCGCGCTCGACGAGATGTTCCGCCGCGGCGCCGCCACGATCGAAGTGCGCGCCGAGATCCATGACGACTACAATCGCAGGGTCGACGAGGCCCATGCGAAAATGGTCTGGACCCATGAGGGCATGGAGAACTGGTACCGCAATTCCCGCGGCCGGGTGGTGGCGATCACCCCCTGGCGCAATGACGATTTCTGGCGCATGACCCGCACGGTGGCGCCGGCGGATTACGTCTTCGACGGCCGGCCGGCCGCCGCCGGCGACGCGGCCTGA
- a CDS encoding AMP-binding protein: MTIVVEQSPEGPVHFDARIPPRDRVVTRDLVDRLAVEQPDKVFVKFDDTGEEWTYARFRELIVQTALGLQQQGVVQGAHVLVWMPNGRDQIRVYFALNYLGAVYVPINTAYRGSLLAHVVDLSDASLAIVHADLVERLFDVPTARLERLIVSGGRMPECPLPAVRLEEALLPETGTLTAPARRIEPWDPMAIIYTSGTTGPSKAVLVSYLHIYTNAGPDAWPFVTGEDRYLVNAPMFHIGGMGPMFVMLARGASFALVERFDTATYWQTVRRNGVTVSFLLGVMATFLEKLPPSPDDRNHGLRLVLVVPLGDAAVFAERFGVEVRTIFNMTEISSPIVSEANPPLKGTCGRMRPGVEVRLVDDNDCEVPVGQVGEMIVRTDRPWAMNSGYYRNPEATARAWRNGWFHTGDAFICDAEGNYFFVDRRKDAIRRRGENISSLEVEAEVTAHPDVREAAVVAVPSEMGEDDVLVCVAPVEGRTIDPEALIEFLRPRMAYFMIPRYVRVLDALPKTPTAKVLKHELRAEGITADAWDREAAGLRLKSERFAS; encoded by the coding sequence ATGACGATCGTGGTCGAGCAGAGCCCCGAGGGTCCGGTCCATTTCGATGCGCGCATTCCCCCGCGCGACCGGGTGGTGACCCGCGACCTTGTCGACCGGCTGGCCGTGGAGCAGCCGGACAAGGTTTTCGTGAAATTCGACGACACCGGAGAGGAATGGACCTATGCCCGCTTCCGCGAGCTGATCGTCCAGACGGCGCTGGGCCTGCAGCAGCAGGGCGTGGTGCAGGGCGCGCATGTCCTGGTCTGGATGCCCAATGGCCGCGACCAGATCCGGGTCTATTTCGCGCTCAACTATCTGGGCGCGGTCTATGTGCCGATCAACACCGCCTATCGCGGTTCGCTGCTCGCACATGTGGTCGATCTGTCGGATGCCAGCCTGGCGATCGTGCATGCCGATCTGGTCGAGCGGCTGTTCGACGTGCCCACCGCCCGGCTGGAACGGCTGATCGTCTCGGGCGGGCGCATGCCGGAATGCCCCCTGCCGGCGGTGCGGCTGGAAGAGGCGCTGCTGCCCGAGACCGGCACGCTGACGGCGCCCGCGCGCCGGATCGAGCCCTGGGACCCGATGGCGATCATCTACACCTCGGGCACCACCGGGCCGTCCAAGGCGGTGCTGGTGTCCTATCTGCACATCTATACCAATGCCGGCCCCGATGCCTGGCCCTTCGTCACGGGCGAGGACCGCTATCTGGTCAATGCGCCGATGTTCCATATCGGCGGCATGGGGCCGATGTTCGTGATGCTGGCCCGCGGTGCCTCGTTTGCGCTGGTGGAGCGGTTCGACACCGCCACCTACTGGCAGACCGTGCGGCGCAACGGCGTCACCGTCTCGTTCCTGCTGGGGGTGATGGCGACCTTCCTGGAAAAACTGCCGCCCTCGCCCGACGACCGCAATCACGGACTCAGGCTGGTGCTGGTGGTGCCGCTGGGCGATGCGGCGGTCTTTGCCGAACGCTTCGGGGTCGAGGTCCGCACCATCTTCAACATGACCGAGATTTCGAGCCCGATCGTCTCAGAAGCCAATCCGCCGCTGAAGGGCACCTGCGGCCGGATGCGGCCGGGGGTGGAGGTCCGGCTGGTCGACGACAATGACTGCGAGGTGCCGGTGGGGCAGGTGGGCGAGATGATCGTCCGCACCGACCGGCCCTGGGCGATGAACAGCGGCTATTACCGCAACCCCGAGGCGACGGCCAGGGCGTGGCGCAATGGCTGGTTCCACACCGGCGACGCCTTCATCTGCGATGCCGAGGGCAACTACTTCTTCGTCGACCGGCGCAAGGATGCCATCCGCCGCCGGGGCGAGAACATCTCGTCGCTGGAGGTCGAGGCCGAGGTGACGGCCCATCCTGACGTCCGCGAGGCCGCCGTGGTCGCGGTGCCGAGCGAGATGGGCGAGGACGACGTGCTGGTCTGCGTCGCCCCGGTCGAGGGCCGGACCATCGATCCCGAAGCCCTGATCGAATTCCTGCGCCCGCGCATGGCCTATTTCATGATCCCGCGCTATGTCCGCGTGCTCGATGCTTTGCCCAAGACGCCCACGGCCAAGGTGCTGAAGCACGAACTCCGCGCCGAGGGCATCACGGCCGACGCCTGGGACCGCGAGGCGGCGGGGCTGCGGTTGAAGTCCGAGCGGTTTGCGAGTTGA
- a CDS encoding 50S ribosomal protein L11 methyltransferase has product MPISADTLAQQLQDKPLPLARLAVVLWAKGKKEEARVAALRVLEVAGDGHPEAVMVARDILARDVPKWHFSIIRDQRRNDLYEAALKRLVRPESHVLEIGTGTGILSMMAARAGAERVTTCEMNPSVAEAAARIIAKNGYADRVTVVPKKSDDALVGEDIDGRADLLVQEIISNDLLGEAVLPAMEDAVKRLLKPGARMIPDSVTARVALVDDTRAARHRMGEISGFDLGGFDHLAQVCQRVGADTSRFTLRSAVHDLLHFDLRSGGPYPGRRVMAKLTATGGRVAGVVQWLKMDMDGTGELIYENRPDQGLSSCWAVRFFPFDAPRDLPAGSTVEIGATHDRNTIMIWCEKVEATAETAVA; this is encoded by the coding sequence ATGCCGATCAGCGCCGATACGCTTGCCCAGCAGCTTCAAGACAAGCCCCTGCCGCTCGCCCGCCTTGCGGTGGTGCTGTGGGCGAAGGGCAAGAAGGAGGAGGCGCGGGTCGCCGCTCTCCGGGTGCTGGAGGTGGCGGGCGACGGTCATCCCGAGGCGGTGATGGTGGCGCGGGACATTCTGGCCCGCGACGTGCCGAAATGGCATTTCTCGATCATCCGCGATCAGCGCCGCAACGATCTCTACGAGGCGGCGCTGAAGCGGCTGGTCCGCCCTGAGTCCCATGTGCTGGAAATCGGCACCGGCACCGGCATCCTGTCGATGATGGCGGCGCGGGCCGGCGCCGAACGGGTCACGACCTGCGAGATGAACCCGTCGGTCGCCGAGGCGGCGGCCCGGATCATTGCGAAGAACGGCTATGCCGATCGCGTGACCGTGGTGCCCAAGAAGTCCGATGATGCGCTGGTGGGCGAAGATATCGATGGCCGCGCCGATCTGCTGGTTCAGGAGATCATCTCCAACGATCTTCTGGGCGAGGCCGTGCTGCCGGCGATGGAGGATGCGGTCAAGCGGCTGCTGAAGCCCGGGGCGCGGATGATCCCGGATTCGGTCACCGCCCGGGTGGCGCTGGTCGACGATACCCGCGCCGCGAGGCATCGCATGGGCGAAATTTCGGGCTTCGATCTTGGCGGTTTCGACCATCTGGCCCAGGTCTGCCAGCGGGTGGGGGCCGATACCTCGCGGTTCACGCTCCGCAGTGCCGTCCACGACCTGTTGCATTTCGACCTGCGTTCCGGCGGCCCCTATCCGGGCCGACGGGTGATGGCGAAGCTGACCGCCACCGGCGGCCGGGTGGCCGGCGTGGTCCAGTGGCTGAAGATGGATATGGACGGTACGGGCGAGCTGATTTACGAGAACCGCCCGGATCAGGGGCTGTCTTCGTGCTGGGCGGTGCGCTTCTTCCCCTTCGACGCGCCACGGGATCTGCCGGCCGGATCGACGGTGGAAATCGGCGCCACCCATGACCGCAACACCATCATGATCTGGTGCGAAAAGGTTGAGGCGACGGCGGAAACCGCCGTCGCCTGA